Proteins from a genomic interval of Beijerinckia indica subsp. indica ATCC 9039:
- the accC gene encoding acetyl-CoA carboxylase biotin carboxylase subunit: MFDKILIANRGEIALRILRAAKELGIATVAVHSTADANAMHVRLADESVCIGPPPARDSYLNIPAILAACEVTGAEAVHPGYGFLSENARFAEILAEHHIAFIGPKAEHIRLMGDKVEAKRTALRLGIPCVPGSDGAIRDEAEALAVAKTLGFPVLIKAAAGGGGRGMKLARTAEDLPLALSTAKMEALSAFGDDSVYLEKYLEKPRHIEVQILGDGKGKAIHLGERDCSLQRRHQKVWEETPSPALNQEQRPRIGEICAQAMRDLGYSGAGTIEFLYENGEFYFIEMNTRIQVEHPITEMVTGVDLVNEQIKIAAGSTLSLTQEEVLFSGHAIECRINAENPSTFHPSPGKIAYYHPPGGLGVRVDSAVYAGYKIPPNYDSLVGKLIVHARNRNEALMRLRRALDECVIDGIETTLPLFRTLIRNTDIQNGSYDIHWLEKFLATGGMDVTDI, from the coding sequence ATGTTCGACAAAATCCTCATCGCCAACCGGGGCGAAATCGCGCTGCGTATCCTGCGGGCGGCCAAGGAGCTCGGGATCGCGACTGTCGCGGTCCATTCGACGGCCGACGCCAACGCCATGCATGTCAGGCTGGCCGACGAATCCGTCTGCATCGGGCCTCCCCCGGCACGCGATTCCTATCTGAATATTCCCGCGATTCTCGCGGCCTGTGAGGTCACCGGCGCGGAAGCCGTGCACCCGGGCTACGGTTTTCTTTCAGAAAACGCGCGTTTCGCCGAGATCCTGGCCGAACATCACATTGCTTTTATCGGCCCCAAGGCGGAGCATATTCGCTTGATGGGCGATAAGGTCGAAGCCAAGCGCACGGCGCTCCGGCTCGGCATTCCCTGTGTGCCCGGCTCCGACGGCGCGATCCGAGACGAAGCCGAGGCCCTGGCTGTCGCCAAGACGCTGGGCTTTCCGGTGCTGATCAAGGCGGCGGCCGGCGGTGGCGGACGCGGCATGAAACTCGCCCGCACGGCTGAAGACCTGCCACTCGCTCTCTCGACCGCGAAGATGGAGGCCCTATCCGCCTTCGGCGACGATTCCGTCTATCTCGAGAAATATCTCGAGAAACCGCGCCATATTGAGGTCCAGATCCTGGGCGACGGCAAGGGCAAGGCGATTCATCTCGGCGAGCGCGATTGTTCCTTGCAGCGGCGCCACCAGAAGGTCTGGGAGGAAACACCCTCTCCCGCCTTGAATCAGGAGCAAAGGCCCCGCATCGGCGAGATTTGCGCACAGGCCATGCGCGATCTCGGCTATTCCGGTGCCGGAACCATCGAGTTTCTGTACGAAAACGGGGAATTTTATTTCATCGAAATGAATACCCGTATTCAGGTCGAACATCCCATCACCGAAATGGTCACGGGCGTCGATCTCGTCAACGAGCAGATCAAGATCGCGGCAGGCTCAACCCTCAGTCTGACCCAGGAAGAAGTCCTGTTCAGCGGGCATGCGATCGAATGCCGGATCAATGCGGAAAATCCTTCAACCTTTCATCCCTCGCCCGGCAAGATCGCCTATTATCATCCGCCGGGAGGCCTGGGTGTGCGCGTCGATAGCGCGGTCTATGCCGGCTATAAAATTCCGCCAAATTACGATTCTCTGGTTGGCAAGCTCATTGTCCACGCCAGGAACCGCAATGAGGCCTTAATGCGGCTGCGGCGCGCGCTCGATGAATGCGTCATCGACGGCATCGAAACGACCTTGCCCCTGTTTCGGACCCTGATCCGCAATACGGACATCCAGAATGGATCTTATGACATCCACTGGCTGGAGAAATTTCTCGCGACCGGTGGCATGGACGTCACGGATATTTAA
- a CDS encoding acetyl-CoA carboxylase biotin carboxyl carrier protein, with protein MTEPKAETNKAVDIELVETVAEIVTRLGLSEIEVEQNGLRIRVARQLVAAAAAPVATALSLPVAAAPAANGGTEHPGAIKSPMVGTAYLRPSPSSPPFIELGAQVKVGDKLLLVEAMKTFNEITAPRNGTVKEILVEDGQPVEYGQPLVIIE; from the coding sequence ATGACAGAACCTAAGGCAGAGACGAACAAGGCGGTCGACATCGAGCTCGTCGAAACGGTCGCGGAAATCGTGACGCGTCTGGGCCTTTCCGAAATCGAGGTCGAGCAGAACGGCCTGCGGATTCGCGTCGCCCGGCAACTTGTGGCGGCGGCCGCGGCCCCCGTGGCGACGGCTCTTTCGCTCCCCGTCGCTGCGGCCCCCGCGGCCAATGGCGGAACCGAACATCCTGGTGCAATCAAATCGCCCATGGTCGGCACAGCCTATCTGCGTCCCTCACCCAGCTCGCCGCCCTTCATCGAACTTGGGGCACAAGTGAAAGTGGGTGACAAGCTCCTGCTGGTCGAAGCGATGAAGACCTTTAATGAAATCACCGCGCCACGGAATGGCACCGTCAAAGAAATCCTGGTCGAGGACGGTCAGCCGGTCGAATATGGCCAACCGCTTGTCATCATCGAATGA
- the rplK gene encoding 50S ribosomal protein L11 — protein sequence MAKKIAGYVKLQVPAGDAKPAPPIGPALGQRGLNIMEFCKAFNAKTAQMEKGTPIPVVITAYADRSFTFEMKLPPVSYFLKKASGIQSGAKTTGRGFIGKVTKAQVREIAEKKLPDLNCQSVDAAATMIEGSARSMGLQVVE from the coding sequence ATGGCAAAGAAGATCGCGGGTTACGTGAAGCTTCAAGTGCCGGCAGGAGACGCCAAACCGGCGCCCCCGATTGGTCCGGCTCTGGGTCAACGTGGTCTGAATATCATGGAATTCTGCAAGGCCTTCAATGCGAAGACCGCGCAGATGGAAAAAGGCACCCCGATTCCGGTGGTGATCACGGCTTATGCCGACCGCTCCTTCACCTTTGAGATGAAGCTGCCGCCGGTATCCTATTTTCTGAAAAAGGCTTCTGGCATTCAGTCCGGCGCGAAAACCACCGGGCGCGGGTTCATCGGTAAGGTGACCAAGGCGCAAGTGCGTGAAATCGCCGAGAAGAAACTGCCGGATTTGAATTGTCAGAGCGTGGATGCGGCAGCCACGATGATCGAAGGATCGGCCCGTTCCATGGGCTTGCAGGTCGTGGAGTAA
- the secE gene encoding preprotein translocase subunit SecE — MANPFQFLQDVRTEATKVTWPSRRETLITTLLVILMVLVASLFFVSVDQALRLIVTFILSLGH, encoded by the coding sequence ATGGCAAATCCGTTCCAGTTCCTGCAGGATGTCCGCACTGAAGCCACCAAGGTCACTTGGCCTTCGCGGCGTGAAACCCTGATCACGACCCTCCTCGTGATTCTCATGGTTCTGGTGGCGAGCCTATTCTTCGTGTCGGTGGATCAAGCGTTGCGCCTGATCGTGACCTTCATTCTCAGTCTCGGCCATTAA
- the nusG gene encoding transcription termination/antitermination protein NusG, with product MSMRWYIVHAYSNFEKKVAESIREQAAQRGLTEKFEEILVPTEQVVEIRRGRKINSERKFFPGYVLVKCDLTDELYHLIKETPKVTGFLGADKKPMPISDAEADRIKGQVADGVERPKTSVSFEVGETVRVADGPFASFNGIVEEVDESRSRVKVAVSIFGRATPVELEYGQVEKV from the coding sequence ATGAGCATGCGCTGGTATATCGTCCACGCTTATTCCAACTTCGAGAAGAAGGTCGCGGAATCGATTCGCGAACAAGCGGCGCAGCGCGGCCTGACCGAAAAATTCGAGGAAATCCTGGTACCGACCGAGCAGGTCGTCGAGATCAGGCGCGGACGCAAGATCAATTCCGAACGCAAATTTTTTCCCGGCTATGTCCTGGTGAAATGCGATCTGACCGACGAGCTCTACCATCTCATCAAGGAGACGCCGAAGGTCACCGGTTTTCTTGGCGCTGACAAAAAGCCCATGCCGATTTCCGATGCGGAGGCGGATCGCATCAAGGGGCAGGTGGCCGATGGGGTCGAGCGGCCCAAAACATCGGTCTCCTTCGAGGTCGGCGAGACCGTGCGCGTGGCGGATGGGCCGTTTGCTTCCTTCAATGGCATTGTGGAGGAAGTCGACGAGAGCCGGTCGCGCGTCAAGGTGGCCGTTTCGATCTTTGGCCGCGCGACTCCAGTCGAGCTGGAATATGGTCAGGTTGAAAAGGTTTAG
- the rplA gene encoding 50S ribosomal protein L1, which produces MTHVGKRVVKNREGIDRVKLYPVDEAVKLIKERANAKFDETVEIAMNLGVDPKHADQMVRGVVNLPNGTGRTLRVAVFARGAKADEALAAGADIVGAEDLVATVQGGTIAFDRCIATPDMMPLVGRLGKVLGPRGLMPNPKVGTVTMDVAGAVKASKGGAVEFRVEKAGIIQGSVGKASFETEKLLENIAAFVDAVAKAKPQGAKGTYIQRVALSSTMGPGVKIDPATVTA; this is translated from the coding sequence ATGACCCATGTCGGAAAACGTGTCGTCAAGAATCGGGAAGGCATTGACCGCGTCAAGCTTTATCCCGTTGATGAAGCCGTCAAGCTCATCAAGGAACGCGCCAATGCGAAATTCGACGAGACCGTCGAAATCGCCATGAATCTTGGCGTCGATCCCAAACATGCGGATCAGATGGTGCGCGGCGTCGTCAATCTGCCGAATGGAACCGGTCGGACCCTGCGGGTCGCCGTTTTCGCGCGCGGCGCCAAGGCTGATGAGGCGCTGGCGGCCGGCGCCGATATTGTCGGTGCTGAGGATCTCGTCGCCACGGTGCAGGGTGGTACGATCGCCTTTGATCGCTGCATCGCGACGCCAGATATGATGCCGCTGGTCGGCCGTCTCGGTAAGGTGCTCGGTCCGCGCGGCCTGATGCCGAACCCGAAGGTTGGCACCGTCACCATGGATGTGGCTGGCGCCGTGAAGGCCTCCAAGGGTGGCGCGGTCGAGTTCCGCGTCGAAAAGGCGGGTATTATCCAGGGGAGTGTCGGCAAGGCTTCGTTCGAGACGGAAAAGCTCCTCGAGAATATTGCCGCTTTCGTCGATGCTGTCGCCAAGGCTAAGCCGCAGGGCGCCAAGGGCACTTATATTCAAAGGGTCGCCTTGTCCTCGACCATGGGGCCGGGCGTTAAGATCGATCCTGCGACGGTGACTGCTTAA
- the rplJ gene encoding 50S ribosomal protein L10 yields MDRAEKKESVAALADVFQKTSVVVVAHYSGLTVAQMQNLRKQMRASGATVQVAKNRLVKIALDGTPVSSISPLLKGPTLIAYSDDPVAAPKVAVGFAKDHDKFVILGGAMGTTALNVDGVRSLATMPSLDELRGKLVGLIQAPATKLAQLTTAPAAKLARVFGAYAAKDDAA; encoded by the coding sequence GTGGACAGAGCGGAAAAGAAAGAGAGCGTTGCGGCTCTGGCCGATGTCTTTCAAAAGACATCGGTCGTGGTCGTTGCTCATTATTCCGGCCTGACCGTCGCGCAAATGCAAAATCTGCGCAAGCAGATGCGGGCATCTGGCGCCACAGTTCAGGTCGCCAAGAACCGTCTCGTCAAGATTGCGCTCGATGGCACTCCGGTGTCTTCGATCTCTCCTTTGCTGAAAGGCCCGACACTGATCGCCTATTCGGACGATCCGGTCGCGGCTCCGAAGGTCGCCGTGGGCTTTGCCAAGGATCACGATAAATTCGTCATCCTCGGTGGCGCCATGGGAACGACGGCATTGAATGTCGATGGTGTTCGTTCGCTCGCGACCATGCCGTCGCTCGACGAGCTGCGTGGCAAACTGGTCGGCCTCATCCAGGCCCCCGCCACCAAGCTCGCCCAGCTTACGACGGCGCCCGCCGCCAAACTGGCCCGGGTCTTCGGCGCTTATGCCGCAAAGGACGATGCAGCGTGA